The DNA region GGTTGACCTGAAGTTCTGTGTTTCCTGTTCTTACAAGTAACGATTCTTGTCCTTGTATTTGTTATCTTCTTTTCGATTGTTTGAACTATGCTCTCCAAAAAAATAGCACAATTGTTTTCCATATCCTGAAAAAAATTGATGCATTTATTACCCATTATTAATCGGAAAACTAGACTTAGTATCAGTTTTTTTATATGTTTCAACTAGTGAGAAATGTTGCGCATTGATAGACATACATGACACATCCTTAGTGGAAAAGTTCAGAACATTGTATGTAAGAGTTGTTGTATTCATTATTTTGGTGGATCACTTTCATGATAGTTGTTGGTGCTTGATAGCAATCAAAAAGCATTAAGTAATCAAGCAGAATTTTTGGCTACATGTGTTATATGCACTTCTCTGAGCCAAATCACAAAGATTCATGTTAATGTTCCTCTATTTCCTTTCACAAAGAATATAACAATACCCTACTTGCTTGAAATCCTCTCTTTTATATAAATTTCCTTGCTGACTTTGCTTATGGAGGAGGATgcaaattttcttttatgctcttAAACTAACATTCTAGATGTAACAAAACTTTGCTTCTTTTTACTTGTTTTCGACCAAAGGATTTCCACTGACAAGCTATTTTTCATTGGATCATCATTTAATCCACAGGAGAATTTGAAATTTTCATTTGTGATAAATTCGTGATATATACAATACTCTGTTTCAGGGGTACTGCAATGACAATGAAGAAAATGCTGGAAACCTTTTATCCTGGGATTGACGTAGTATTATCTAATTACCCACCAGCTTTCCCAAAGCGTGTGCTGAGCAAAGTTGTTCCTGTTCTTCAAATAGGAGTTGTTGCAGTTATAACAGCAGGTGATCAGATATTCCCTAGATTAGGCATGGTTCCACCACCATGGTACTATACTTTGCGTGCCAATAGATTTGGCTCCATGGCGTCAGCATGGCTACTTGGCAATTTCTTGCAATCCTCTCTGCAGAGTTCTggtgcatttgaagtttattgtGATGGTGCATTGGTAAGAAAATATTTCACATGTGTTGTTTTGACCAATTAACTTGCCTTAAACAAATTCTTCATTGTGTGTGTGCATTTGACACTCAAGTCAATGCATTTCACATCTTATTGTTATGCttgacttcttttttttttttggataaaacTTGGACTTATGCAATGTAGAAAATTGTCTTCGACTCCCCACCCCTTCTAAACTAGGGATGGCTATGTAGTAGGGCAAGGCGGTTTCTAATTTCCATCCTTGCCCTATATAGGAAGCAGTGTGGTTTGTGGGTGAGATAATatcatataatataaaatatattttatctaTGAAATAAAAGGGCACTTTGGTGCATGAAATTCTTGTCAATGCGGAGTCCCAAGGAAGGGTCTATTGTATGTAGTCTTAACCTGTATTGCAAGAAATTGTTTCCACGACTTGAACTCGTGAGTCACACAACAATAATTTTACCGTTGCTCCCTCCCCTTTCtatgaaatatataaattaaatttaagtggACAAACAGGACAGGATAGGGTGGGACATAAAAATTCTCTCCCATACATGCCCCTCGCATATGTGGgctagatttttaatctcatttttGCCTTGTTTTTTGTTTTGGGGTGTGGTAGGATGATCTGAGTCTGGTTGGGTCGAGGCAAGTCTTGGCAGATGCAGGTTGAATGGTGCAAAATAACCTATCATCCCTACTCTAAATTTCACATTCATCAATCTAAGTgcattgttcaattttttttcaccATTTAACAATATTGTAAAACAAAGGTTgatatagaatacaagcaggatggttaaAATAGAGCAAAGCATTAGATGttttttgtaattataaagtacctctaaaacttaaagagaaATTCTATAAAATAGCGGTTAGACTTGCTATATTATATGAAATTAAATGTTAAACTATAACTCGAGTACaagagcaaaagatgagagtcaCAGAGATaaggatattaaggtggatgtgtagaCATATGAGGATGGACAAGATAAGAAATGAGAATATTAAAGAGAAAGTTGGGGTTGCATCTAGTGAGGAAAAACTCCAGGAGACACATTTAAGATAATATGGATGTATACTTAGATAATCAATAAATGTTCTAATTAGACGatgtgaaaaataataaataaacacatcaaacgaggaagaaaAATACCAAAGAAAAACTAGATAGCAAcgataaaatatgatacaatttatttaaatatagacgatgatatagtaggggataaaaTGTTGGCATAAAAGGATCTATATAGCCGAGCTCACCTAATAAGATAAAACTTTgttgttgtatttaatattattGTGACATGTCCTTAGGTATTGGTGGCATGAGAAGCAAGGGCTATATTTACACTTTGGAGATTATATATTTGATTGCATCTCGTAACATATTCATAGACTCTGCCCCAACTATGAGTTTTGTTCCTAACTATGCTAGGTTAGTTAATCTTGTCTATTGAGCCTAGACTAAGCATGTTTCTTCAGTTCTAATTGATCCATCTGCCCCAACAAACCTTATCTTCCTTTGTCTTGAACGTGCCCATACTAATTGATTTAATGTTAAATTTCATCGTTAGTTAGGAATCACCTAAATTGCTTATGAATATGAGCTTTTATTTTGTTTATCCAAGTAACACTAGGCATCATTTAAGCATTCTCATCCCTTTTTGTGTTATGGTTAGTTTTCCTCAATCTTACAAAATAAATTCAACAAAAATATCTCATAGATTTTTAGGAGACTCCAAAAGCCGCTTATATTATCTTTGTCGATTTCCTTTTTTAGTATAACTTTTTACTTGTATTGGTTTCCTGTTCTAGGGTTGCTACAGAGATTTAATACGGACAATGAATTTTGTAATCCATGCAACTTTTATTCATGTTAAATTTAGCTGCTATATATTTGTTCATCATATATTTCAATATCTTATTCatgttttttttgaaaaaaaaaggtaATAGTTTTATTTATTAAACTACAGCATGATCAATTTAGTTTAGAAGTTACTTTTTTACCTTTATTTTTGGATAATTGTCTTGACATTTATGACTTATTTGCCATTCTAGTCACTTGCACATTTATGACGATTACCAGAAGCATGTTATTTCTGCATTTTCTTAGTTATCAGGAGCTTGAATTTGCCTTGTTTACATGCTGTCAGATttcgttaattttttttttaatttgtatttttattttattttacttttaatctCTTTGTTTCGTCGATTGATTTGGTGTTAAAATAGAAAAATGATAATTTCAAGTTTTTTTGGTGAGACTAGAAAAGATAGCTTCAAACTGGAGAGAAAAAATTGTTCTTGAGAGAATTCATTTACTTGGAACTGATTCTTACTATCCTCCTAACTCAATGAATTGATTAAATTCAGAGTTAAACCTTGACAAATTAGAAACTACTTCCAAGCCTTCTATTCCATTTCCAGTAATTTTGAAACCACAAGATCATCCATTTTTTCATAGAACAATTCACGAACCTGTTTATCACTTTGATTCAAGTTATTAATGCTTTTGTTACTCTTTCTTCTGTATGTATGCTTTTGGAGCCAACAAACATGAACTTTTTAACCTTGCAGGTCTTCTCGAAACTGCAAGAGCAGAGATTCCCCAGCGAGTATGAGCTGAAGGACTTAATTGAAAAGAGACTACCTGGTTCTTCATTTGGAAGCAACCCCGGAAGAGTTGTATTGTAATGATTCTTGCATACACAACAACCGCCTGATCGAGAAGGGCCAAAACTCACTAATGTGGATGTAACATAAATTCTCGACTTCAGAGATTTATCACGCTACTGCATAATGTTAGTTTCTTACACTTGTTACTATTCTGGAAtaattgtttagaaaatgcatcgTCTTTCATGCTTACAAGTGATTAAAGCTTTGGTTAAAACCCATGGACTGTGTCAAACCGGATAGATCTGACCGATGGACCGGAAAGGAGCTAATCAGGTCTAGTCTGGTCTACCTCATGTGGTGTAGTTAATCAGGTCTAGTCTGGTCTACCTCATGTGGTGTTATTTTCCTGCTATTAACATATCCCTTCTAGGGTTATCATTTATTTGTTTACTTCTAAACGTCTCTTGTTTGTCCTTCTAGTTTGCTTCATATATAGTTGGGCAATAATGGGCATccctttttttataaaaatcatcAAAAGGCatcctttttttatttttgtatattaaaagGGCGCCCTGCCCCACCTCACCAACTCCCTATAAAATTACGCAATTGCCTTAAGTGTACTGTTTGATTGATTTTGACTTTTTGACCTTTTGACCTTGAACCGTTCGAGCAGATTTGACATGTTCAATAATATTCATATTGTAACAATTTCGTAATTGCTATAACACCTACTAATCTGTCGTAGCAATTATGATTTTGTAGCTGGGGTAACTTAGATTTGATTTATTCATTTAACATTCATATTGTAACACTTACAAAATTTTAGTTGTTACAACTCAAATTTGTCATCTTCAACAACATTCATGTTGTACAATTACAATCCATAGCTGTTACAGTTTGAATTGGTTATGTTCAATACCATTATGTTATAGTAATTATGTAATTGTAGCTGCTTCCTATGTTGTTTTTTCCTTAAAATTTTTAGAAGACAAGTATAGAAATTCAAAACTTTAAACTATATCACTAGTAATTCCAGTCTTATAGTATCGTCATCATTCTCGTTTAAGTTGTGTTTATCTTAACTACTTACGAATCGTTCTCATTTAAGTTGTGTATATCTTAACTACTTACGATGACATAATTTTTATCTCTCTTGGTTTGTACCAAATGTATTGTGAGCCTCTTGGCTCGGGCACGATTGGTCATATCGAGTCCTGAAACAGGGATGCAAAGGTAGATCATTACTACTGACTGGCAATTCTCTTGGCAGTATCCTTCAACTTGTCAACATCTTAGCTGAGATTCTAGGAGTTAACTCATTTCGTTTGGCTTTCAAATCTTCAGATCAAATGGACCAGAACAGAGTAACCCACAAACCAGTGATTTTTTGTCTGGATCTATTCTATGAGTTTGAATCTTTCGCGTTCGATGTGTCAATTCCAACCCAATCAAACTTGTGGTGAGGTGATGATTTTAGGAGAGTAAAAAAATATTGTTTATGTAAAacattttctgaaaaaaaaaaaaattactcaaCACAAGCAAACTTGTGAACAACTTGAATGATAACAGGAAGCACAAGCAAACTCGCAGACAAGTTAAATGACGGCTGATACGAGGGCCCCCAGTAGCAAAGAGCAAAGGTGAGTGTGTCTTCTTAATTTTTCAGACATCTAACATCGAATTTTCAGACCTTAACATATGTGTATCCACCGTGAAATGTAGTTCATGAAAAAGAAGCAAAGATTAGACTTAAAATTATAGTAatcaaaattctacaaaatctgGAGAGAAAAAAACACAAACAAAATTGCGTAAATAAATCTACAGAGAGAAAAATACTTATTGAGGCTTGCTGACTCTGAAAAAAGGAGTGCAGAATAGGGGCAATTCTCAAATATACATGTGTGATTTCCACTTTACTTGTCCTGACTTGTGTAACAGCCCTTTGTTTCTTCTGCGATATTCGCCCACACGTTTGCCATCTTTTCCGCATAGATGATCTGAATGTCATGAGGATTTCGGATTGTTAGTAACAAAAATTTAGAACAAAAGATTGACATGCCAATTGAAACAATCAGATCGGATGGGCAGATTGGACCAGTCGGACAGGCAGCCATGTCAATCAAGCAAGACAGGCCCATCAGGTCGAGTAGCCAAGTAGGCCAATCAAGGTGAGCAAGCCAAGCGACTTGAACAAACTAAGCCAGCTGGTCAAGCAGAGATGGTTGAATGATCCTATCAGGCTTAGCAGGCAAATGGCCAATTCATGTAGGATTGGCCAAATGAATTGATTAGACCAAACGGACCAGTCTAGGAAGCAGACTGAACAAATTGAACAAGCAGCTGCGATAGGTTGAGCTAGAAAAGTAAAGACATGCAGGCGGACTAGTCGTACCAGACTGAGTATATCGTGTGTCCTAGATGAGTCAATTTTGATTTCAGAGGCTATTTTATCATTGTGAAGATTATTCCTTATAAAATTCTGATAAAGTGATCATAAGAATATTTGTACCAGATAATTATCCCAATGCAAAGGAACAAATATACTGTCGTAGTGTCTTTATCTCGCTAGGCAAAATACATTAGGATGCTTAACTAGTAAACAACACGCTTCAAACCATCTTGGAATGCATATGTCTAAATGAAAAGGAGTTGTTCTATAGTGTTTTTTTTCTTTGGAGCATACCTGATTACTGACGAATCCTTTAAGCATCAATAGAAAATCCTCGTGTCTCTCCTTGTCTAGCCTCTCGAGTTCACTCCTGTTGTTTTCCTGCATTTGATGTTCAGGTAGCAGTTAGGTCAATTCCCATGAGGCTCTGAAAGATCAGATTGAATACAATCTAATCGGttctaaagaaagaaaagaatattgATCCCTTAATCAGATCATCCTATTGCATTCAcaacaatactatttaaaaattatgtataaaTCTAAAAGCAGAATAGGCATTTCCTATGCCAATTTTCACAATCAAGTTTGACAATAAAAATGAGGAGATCCAGAAAGCTGAACTCAATAGTCAGGCATAGAGCTTAGTTGCCTTTGTCGTTAGTTTGGCTTGAAAAATAATGGAAGTTGTGTTGTGTGCATAGATATCTTGAATTGGTTACAAATAAGGACTGAATTTGATGCAACTTGGAATCCCAACATAGGGAGGAGATCCAATGGGGGCTAGTTATCAAACTATATGAGATTCAGAATTTTATCAAATCAAATGGGCATTAAACATAAAGATTTACATTAAGGGGTGCTTGGTTGGAGGGAAtgagagtggggaatgggaaaggGATTGAAAGTGGATGTTTGGTTAGGAGGATTAGTGGTGGGTCCCATGGATTCATTACCCCAAACATGGGAATGAACCATTCCCTAGCAAAAGGAGGGGAATGGGAAACcccccattcccattccccacttctaaacatgctatatacTATCTGAAACAATTTTTCCAATCAAACCAACACTTAAAAGTCCAACAAGGAAGAACAATTAAGATAAGTAAAGAATCGCGAAGCAGAGAAAAGATCACAAGTTTCCATCAATAAGGtaaaaaaaatagtagaaaaagaaTGAATTTGCATAGCAAAGCACGACTCATAAAATCGAATGATTAGAAGAGACCAAATGCAAGAATCGAAGAGGCCTTGAAGAACTAGACAAACAGAAGATAGAAAAACATGAAGGGC from Zingiber officinale cultivar Zhangliang chromosome 4B, Zo_v1.1, whole genome shotgun sequence includes:
- the LOC121976264 gene encoding selT-like protein; translated protein: MDRLQLLLVGFPILLFFSDVVNLFSAPPPPPPPKHSSRLHHHHHHHQHPPHVHTQIPDFPTNSQSPLIGGLGYGTRVDLKFCVSCSYKGTAMTMKKMLETFYPGIDVVLSNYPPAFPKRVLSKVVPVLQIGVVAVITAGDQIFPRLGMVPPPWYYTLRANRFGSMASAWLLGNFLQSSLQSSGAFEVYCDGALVFSKLQEQRFPSEYELKDLIEKRLPGSSFGSNPGRVVL